AAGCCGTGTACACTGAGCCCATCTTCAAAAGATCATTACTCGAATTCAGTGCCGGCAATAGTTATCAGAAAGCCGGCTCTCAAAAAACTACCTGGGATATCGATCGCACCAGCAAACAGGAAAAGGTTAATGAGGATTATTCCAATGATTATACAAATACCTATGGTACAACTGAAGCGGGAATGCGCTTTCGTTCCAAGGGAAAAAAATACGAATATTCACTGGGTGGCTCCTGGCAAAGAGCGAGCCTGAGCGGCACCATTACCGCGGGCACCAAAGATTCTGTGCTGAAAAAAGACTTTGATAATTTTTTACCGAATGCCACTTTCAAGTATACATTCAAGCAAATGCATATTCTGAACCTGATGTACAGGACCAGCACCAATCAACCATCGGCAGGCCAGCTGCAACCTGTACCTGATAACAGCGATCCCCTGAATATCCGCCTTGGTAATCCGGATCTGAAGCAGGAATTCAATAATATGCTAACGATGGGCCTCAACATGGTGAACCCCTATGAAGGCAGAAGTCTCTTCTTCAACCTGACTGCCCAGCTCACCAACAATAAGATCGTTGACGGAGATTCACTCACGGAGAAGGGTATTCGCATTACTAAACCTGTAAATGCCAACGGCGTGTACAATCTCTCCGGCAATGTAAATGCAGGATTGCCTTTGAAATTTTTCAAAGGAAGGCTGGGGTTGGGATCATCTGTTAATTACAGCAGCAGCAAACAGTTGCTCAATCAAAAGGAGAATCAGATCCGCAGCTTTACTGCCGGTCCGAATGTAAGCCTGGACCTGAGCCTAACCGATATGCTGGATATTACCTTGAGAGCGGGCGTGAATTACAACAGGGTTAAGTATGCGTTAAGCCCTGAATTGAATAACAAATATTTCAGTCAAACCTATGAATCTGAACTGAGCTGGACCTTGCCAAAGGATTTCTTTTTCACTACCGATTTTAGTTATGTGGCCAATAACCGGTTGACCGAAGGTTATAATCTTCGGGTACCATTATGGAATGCGTCGGTAAGTAAACAGTTTTTGAAGAACAAGCGGGGCGAAATAAGAATTTCTGCATTCGATCTGTTGAATCAAAACGTAGATGTCACCCGGAATGCTGATCGTAATTACATCGAAGACGTAAGATCTACGGTGCTGCAAAGGTATTTCCTGCTAACGTTCACCTATAACCTGAATAAGATGGGCGGACCTCCCGGCGGAGGCGTACAAATCCGAACAATCGGCCGCTAATGCTATAATAAACAATTGAACTGTAAAAAGGTCCCGTTGAACTGACGGGATTTTTTTATAGTATTTTTTCGAAGGCATCACGGTATATTATGCGAGTGTATTGACAAGAATCATGAATGTGGAAATATTTTGTGCGTCAAATACTTAACCGGTACATATAATCGTTGAATTACATGTTGATCTCGTATAAATCCTATTTGACTAGAGGTTTTATATGATTATAATTACACCTTGATTTTTTTGATCAGGGGACTTCTTATTCTACCCAAACCCAATTCGTATGAAACCACTGGTGCTCTCAGCTGTAATGGCTGCTGCATGTGTGTCGGCTTCCGGGCAGGCCCTACCCTCCATCGACCCGGATGTTATCAATGTTGCCGGCGGAACTTTTAAAAAGGGATATTACTCCCTTGATTTCAGCATTGGTGAGGCAACGCTGATCAATACGATGAAGAGCCCGGGTAATAATTTCTTTCTCACCAACGGCTTTTTGCAACCCTACATAATTGGTTTTAATATTCCTGTTGAGAATCCTCATTTTTCGGAGGATGAAGTGCGCATCTATCCCAATCCAACTTTCGGTCCATTTGAGCTGAATATTTTTACCGAACAGCATGGTAAGGTGAAGATCTATCTGGTAGACAGACTTGGAAAGATCTTGTACACGAAGGAGAATCAGACATTCGGATTTGGATATCGTGATCGTATCGATCTGTCGCGTTATCCGAATGGCGTATACACCTTGAAAGTGGAACTGTTCCCGGATGATGGCAGTCGCAGCAAAAAAGGAACATATAAAATCATTAAAGTAGGCAGATAACAGTAAAACAACTCCCCCTTAAATCCAATTTTTATGAAGAAAACATTCCTGCTTTTCTTTTCCGTGTGGCTATCGGTTAAGATGGTTGGGCAGGCTCCAGGCCAGATGAACTACCAGGGTGTAGCACGCAGTGCGTTAGGTTTAGCTATGCCTAATCAAAACATTAAACTGCGCATAACCGTTCGTGATGGAAGTGCCAACGGATCGGTTCTTTACAAAGAAACCAGGTTGGTTAAAACGAACCATCTGGGTTTGTTTTCCGTAGCAATCGGCGGTCCGGGTAAAACCGACTTTACAGGAGACCTTCTTTCCATCAACTGGACCATTGGCGGAGCCAAATTTCTTCAGGTAGAAATGGATCCTAACGGAGGAAATGATCTTAAAGATATGGGTGCTACTCAATTGCTGAGTGTGCCTTATGCGCTGTCTGCCGGCGCTGCAGTGCCTGCGGGTGTTGCCGGCGGAATGCTTACCGGCCTCTATCCAAACCCTTCTATTGCCAATGGGGTGATCTCTACGATACATCTTGCCGACAATTCAGTAACTGGCGTGAAGATCGCAGACGGTGTGATCACTACCAGTAAAATCGCAG
This portion of the Pseudobacter ginsenosidimutans genome encodes:
- a CDS encoding T9SS type A sorting domain-containing protein; protein product: MKPLVLSAVMAAACVSASGQALPSIDPDVINVAGGTFKKGYYSLDFSIGEATLINTMKSPGNNFFLTNGFLQPYIIGFNIPVENPHFSEDEVRIYPNPTFGPFELNIFTEQHGKVKIYLVDRLGKILYTKENQTFGFGYRDRIDLSRYPNGVYTLKVELFPDDGSRSKKGTYKIIKVGR